From the Thermococcus guaymasensis DSM 11113 genome, one window contains:
- a CDS encoding translation initiation factor IF-6, which yields MHIERLDFENSPYLGVYGFATDRVAVIREGLGEKKLEVLREVLKVPLIETSVMKSRIVGIFVAGNSNALIVPWYIWDAELDFINTQLREYGVDMEIVPFQSRLTAFGNLILANDKGALVSKDFTREEARKIEDILSVPVERGVIADYTAVGSVGVVTNKGGLVHPEATDEELEWLSDLFKVDVYVGTANMGVPFVGSCMIANSHGVVVGHLTTGPEIVKIEEALGFLG from the coding sequence ATGCACATCGAGAGGCTCGATTTTGAGAACTCCCCGTACCTCGGCGTTTATGGCTTCGCTACCGACAGGGTAGCCGTCATCAGGGAGGGCCTTGGCGAGAAGAAGCTTGAAGTCCTCAGGGAAGTTCTGAAGGTTCCGCTCATCGAGACGAGCGTTATGAAGTCCCGCATAGTCGGCATTTTTGTGGCGGGCAACTCCAACGCCCTGATAGTCCCCTGGTACATCTGGGACGCCGAGCTCGACTTCATAAACACCCAGCTCAGGGAGTACGGGGTTGACATGGAGATCGTCCCCTTCCAGAGCAGGCTCACCGCCTTCGGAAACCTGATTTTAGCGAATGACAAAGGTGCACTGGTCAGCAAGGACTTCACGAGGGAAGAAGCGAGGAAGATCGAGGACATCCTCAGTGTTCCCGTCGAGAGGGGAGTCATAGCTGACTATACAGCCGTTGGGAGCGTCGGCGTTGTCACGAACAAAGGTGGTCTCGTCCATCCCGAGGCGACCGACGAGGAGCTTGAGTGGCTGAGCGACCTCTTCAAGGTTGACGTCTACGTCGGAACCGCCAACATGGGCGTCCCCTTCGTCGGCTCGTGCATGATAGCAAACTCGCACGGCGTCGTCGTCGGACACCTCACGACCGGTCCTGAGATTGTGAAGATCGAGGAGGCGCTCGGCTTCCTCGGATAA
- a CDS encoding 50S ribosomal protein L31e produces MIKPGEEVVFVVPIKKIKKRVPRWKRAPRAAHFVREWIARHAKADEVVIGTDVNEKIWERGIEKPPSKLRVKVVVEEEEGKRVAKVSLA; encoded by the coding sequence ATGATCAAGCCCGGTGAGGAAGTTGTGTTCGTAGTCCCGATCAAGAAGATAAAGAAGCGCGTTCCGCGCTGGAAGAGGGCACCTAGAGCTGCTCACTTCGTCCGCGAGTGGATAGCCAGGCATGCCAAGGCCGACGAGGTAGTCATCGGCACCGACGTCAACGAGAAGATCTGGGAGCGCGGAATAGAGAAGCCGCCCAGCAAGCTCCGCGTCAAGGTCGTCGTCGAAGAGGAAGAGGGCAAGAGGGTTGCCAAGGTCTCCCTCGCCTGA
- a CDS encoding 50S ribosomal protein L39e gives MARNKPLAKKLRLAKAAKQNRRIPVWVIVKTNRKVMTHPKRRHWRRTKLKE, from the coding sequence ATGGCGAGAAACAAGCCGCTTGCAAAGAAGCTGAGGCTCGCTAAGGCTGCCAAGCAGAACAGGCGTATTCCCGTCTGGGTTATAGTTAAGACCAACAGAAAGGTTATGACCCACCCGAAGAGGAGGCACTGGAGGAGAACTAAGCTCAAGGAGTGA
- a CDS encoding acyl-CoA mutase large subunit family protein has translation MTFDKEKLSKIREEEKRWEETTVTKFLQKAPERKEKFMTDDGFEIKRLYTPADLGEDWDYLEKLGFPGEYPFTRGVYATMYRGRFWTMRQYAGYATAEESNKRYKYLLEQGQTGLSVAFDLPTQLGYDSDHPMAEGEVGKVGVAIDSLWDMRILFDGIPLDKVSTSMTINSTAANLLAMYILVAEEQGVPQEKLRGTVQNDILKEYIARGTYIFPPQPSMRLTTDIIMYCAENVPKWNPISISGYHIREAGANAVQEVAFTLADGIEYVKAVIERGMDVDKFAPRLSFFFNAHNNFLEEIAKFRAARRLWAYIMKEWFHAKNPRSMMLRFHTQTAGSTLTAQQPENNIVRVAIQALAAVLGGTQSLHTNSYDEALSLPTEKSVRIALRTQQIIAYESGVADTVDPLGGAYYIEWLTDHIYEEALKYIEKIQKMGGMMRAIERGYIQKEIAESAYKYQKEIEEGKRIIVGVNKFQTDEPIEVEILKVDPSIREKQIERLKKLRSERDNKKVEETLDKLRNAAENEDENLMPYIIEAHRHLATLGEVTDVLREVWGEYRAPLIF, from the coding sequence ATGACCTTCGATAAGGAGAAGCTCTCCAAGATTCGCGAGGAGGAAAAGCGCTGGGAAGAAACTACAGTCACGAAGTTCCTCCAGAAGGCTCCCGAGAGAAAAGAAAAGTTCATGACCGATGATGGTTTTGAGATTAAGAGGCTCTACACCCCCGCAGACCTTGGCGAGGACTGGGACTACCTTGAGAAGCTCGGCTTCCCCGGAGAGTACCCGTTCACGCGCGGAGTCTATGCAACCATGTACCGTGGAAGATTCTGGACGATGAGGCAGTACGCCGGCTACGCCACCGCCGAAGAGAGCAACAAGCGCTACAAGTACCTTCTTGAGCAGGGCCAGACCGGGCTTAGCGTTGCCTTTGACCTGCCGACCCAGCTCGGTTACGACTCCGACCACCCGATGGCTGAGGGCGAGGTCGGAAAGGTCGGTGTGGCAATCGACTCCCTTTGGGACATGAGGATTCTCTTCGACGGAATCCCGCTCGATAAGGTCTCAACGAGCATGACCATCAACTCGACTGCGGCCAACCTCCTTGCGATGTACATACTCGTTGCCGAGGAGCAGGGAGTCCCCCAGGAGAAGCTCCGCGGTACGGTTCAGAACGATATCCTCAAGGAGTACATAGCGAGGGGAACCTACATCTTCCCGCCGCAGCCGAGCATGAGGCTCACCACTGACATCATCATGTACTGTGCCGAGAACGTCCCCAAGTGGAACCCGATAAGCATAAGCGGCTACCACATCAGAGAGGCCGGTGCTAACGCCGTCCAGGAAGTCGCTTTCACGCTCGCAGACGGTATCGAGTACGTTAAGGCCGTCATAGAGAGGGGTATGGACGTCGACAAGTTCGCGCCGAGGCTGAGCTTCTTCTTCAACGCCCACAACAACTTCCTTGAGGAGATCGCCAAGTTCAGAGCGGCCAGAAGGCTCTGGGCCTACATAATGAAGGAGTGGTTCCACGCCAAGAACCCGCGCTCCATGATGCTCCGCTTCCACACCCAGACGGCAGGTTCAACCCTCACGGCACAACAGCCCGAGAACAACATCGTCCGCGTTGCTATTCAGGCGCTCGCGGCAGTCCTCGGCGGAACGCAGAGCCTCCACACAAACTCCTACGACGAAGCGCTGAGCCTCCCGACCGAGAAGAGCGTCAGGATAGCCCTCAGGACACAGCAGATTATCGCCTACGAGAGCGGTGTCGCTGACACCGTTGACCCGCTCGGCGGAGCTTATTACATCGAGTGGCTCACCGACCACATCTACGAGGAGGCCCTCAAGTACATCGAGAAGATTCAGAAGATGGGCGGCATGATGCGCGCCATCGAGCGCGGTTACATCCAGAAGGAGATTGCAGAGAGCGCCTACAAGTACCAGAAGGAGATCGAGGAAGGAAAGAGGATAATCGTCGGCGTCAACAAGTTCCAGACAGACGAGCCCATCGAGGTCGAAATCCTCAAGGTCGACCCGAGCATCAGGGAGAAGCAGATTGAGAGGCTCAAGAAGCTCCGCTCCGAGAGGGACAACAAGAAGGTCGAGGAGACCCTTGACAAGCTCAGGAACGCGGCCGAGAACGAGGACGAGAACCTCATGCCGTACATCATCGAGGCGCACAGGCACCTCGCAACGCTCGGTGAGGTCACCGACGTCCTCAGAGAGGTCTGGGGTGAGTACCGCGCTCCACTGATATTCTGA
- a CDS encoding ABC transporter permease, with the protein MMPVFETEFLRLLRSRKFKLLFLVTMFPAVIYLLSPGAGGTGVENLRAGFEALFTDLLPNYWLGIIGQLIAVIIMTDLIAGEIDRGTIRLILARPVKMSEFMAGKFLAGLSALVVLFGIPYVVVWLYAPLPYDAGFDGVRALAGDFGAVMGSTVVVLAFLGALSMFLAVLVRRPLYATLATFGVLFLGQFILPQVPYIEHPERLTLGYQALVMLKASFENLNVVGTPWETALAFLLTSAGLLAFSWFLLLRQEFPD; encoded by the coding sequence ATGATGCCGGTCTTCGAAACCGAGTTCCTCAGGCTACTCCGCTCCCGGAAGTTCAAGCTCCTCTTCTTAGTTACCATGTTCCCCGCCGTAATCTATCTCCTCAGCCCCGGGGCGGGCGGAACGGGTGTTGAGAACCTTCGGGCGGGCTTTGAGGCACTCTTCACTGACCTGCTCCCCAACTACTGGCTCGGGATAATCGGCCAGCTCATAGCGGTCATAATAATGACCGACCTCATAGCGGGGGAGATAGACAGAGGGACAATAAGGTTAATCCTTGCCAGGCCGGTCAAGATGAGTGAGTTTATGGCAGGGAAGTTCCTGGCGGGCCTTTCGGCGCTCGTAGTCCTCTTTGGGATTCCTTATGTTGTCGTATGGCTCTATGCGCCGCTCCCTTACGATGCGGGCTTCGATGGTGTCAGGGCCCTTGCCGGCGACTTTGGGGCGGTGATGGGCTCGACCGTTGTAGTGCTGGCCTTCCTCGGGGCGCTCTCGATGTTTCTGGCAGTCCTCGTAAGGAGGCCCCTCTACGCGACCCTGGCCACCTTTGGAGTCCTCTTCTTGGGCCAGTTTATTTTGCCCCAGGTTCCCTACATCGAGCACCCTGAGAGGCTAACCTTAGGCTACCAGGCACTGGTAATGCTCAAGGCGAGCTTTGAGAATTTGAATGTCGTTGGGACTCCCTGGGAGACGGCTCTGGCGTTCCTTCTTACCTCGGCGGGCCTGCTCGCCTTTAGTTGGTTCCTGCTCCTCAGGCAGGAGTTCCCCGACTGA
- a CDS encoding ABC transporter ATP-binding protein gives MGDYAIETVKLTKFFGKRSIVYNLDLRVPKGVVYGFLGPNGAGKTTTIKMLTGALKPTYGEIKIFGLEMPRERVEIMKKVGYMPEKPLAYEDMTVFEFLTYMGRLSGLGREEAKVKARELMAYTGVGRLAFNKVKELSSGQRQRLSFASALIGDPELLILDEPTSNLDPIGRIEFIGKVLELAKSGKTVFLSSHIVSEIERTCNYVGIIKDGQMIEQGRVKDLTRFESNDYDVVVSDNTLLIEFLRDKVYVREVWEDEGIVRVHLDERFAEKFFTEVPAFIAENGLALKLFKPHTSPLERILMKRFNEGWER, from the coding sequence ATGGGAGACTACGCCATTGAGACCGTGAAACTCACCAAGTTCTTCGGGAAGCGGAGCATCGTTTACAACCTCGACCTTCGGGTTCCTAAGGGTGTAGTCTACGGTTTTCTCGGCCCGAACGGCGCCGGAAAGACCACCACAATAAAGATGCTCACCGGAGCGCTGAAGCCGACCTACGGCGAGATAAAGATTTTTGGTCTTGAGATGCCCCGTGAGAGGGTTGAAATAATGAAAAAAGTCGGCTACATGCCTGAGAAGCCACTCGCTTACGAGGACATGACCGTTTTTGAGTTCTTGACTTACATGGGCAGGCTCTCCGGCCTTGGGAGGGAAGAGGCGAAGGTGAAGGCGAGGGAGCTGATGGCCTACACGGGCGTTGGGAGGCTCGCTTTCAACAAGGTCAAGGAGCTCTCAAGCGGTCAGAGGCAGAGGCTTTCCTTTGCTTCGGCCCTGATAGGTGACCCTGAGCTTCTGATCCTGGATGAGCCAACGAGCAACCTCGACCCAATCGGGAGGATAGAGTTTATAGGGAAAGTCCTTGAGCTGGCCAAGTCCGGGAAGACGGTTTTCCTGTCGAGCCACATTGTCAGTGAAATAGAGAGGACGTGCAACTACGTCGGCATAATCAAGGACGGTCAGATGATAGAGCAGGGGCGCGTTAAGGATCTAACGAGGTTTGAGAGCAACGACTACGACGTGGTGGTCTCGGACAATACCCTGCTTATTGAGTTCCTGCGCGACAAGGTCTACGTTCGCGAGGTCTGGGAGGATGAAGGGATCGTGAGGGTTCATCTCGACGAGCGCTTTGCCGAGAAGTTCTTCACAGAGGTTCCAGCCTTCATAGCTGAAAACGGCCTTGCGCTGAAGCTTTTCAAGCCCCACACCAGTCCCCTGGAGAGAATCCTGATGAAGCGCTTCAACGAGGGGTGGGAAAGATGA
- a CDS encoding MBL fold metallo-hydrolase has protein sequence MRVNGIGLDSSARFTFQSHAHTDHFVSGKIIFATKATKFLSHLRKGGFYREVEFGKTFYIGDFKARLYPAGHMLGSAGIKLWLENGTLFYTGDTKWFKLRTAEKSRFPRADFLIIEATFGVPSFTFPTPREAEKKLIAFIEEAFDRGRRPVLYVNQMGKAQEVMKILDVHGITVKPSREILKVARVYSKFGIRFGNVERDGEVVLRSYRSPKVENSLSPWELTVSGFGRLKLSNHADFWELVRIVEKVKPEKVFTVYGFANEFAGILRGLGHDSEPITPDAQVNI, from the coding sequence ATGCGGGTAAACGGTATCGGCCTTGACAGTTCAGCCCGCTTTACGTTCCAGAGCCACGCCCACACCGACCACTTCGTTAGCGGGAAGATCATCTTTGCAACCAAAGCGACAAAGTTCCTCAGTCACCTCAGGAAGGGCGGCTTCTACCGCGAGGTCGAGTTTGGAAAGACCTTCTACATTGGCGACTTCAAGGCCAGGCTCTACCCAGCAGGCCACATGCTCGGCTCCGCTGGGATAAAGCTCTGGCTCGAAAACGGCACGCTTTTCTATACCGGGGACACCAAGTGGTTCAAGCTTAGAACCGCAGAGAAGAGCCGCTTTCCGAGGGCGGACTTCCTGATAATTGAGGCAACCTTCGGAGTTCCAAGCTTCACGTTCCCCACGCCGAGGGAAGCGGAGAAGAAGTTAATAGCGTTCATTGAGGAAGCCTTCGACAGGGGAAGGAGGCCAGTTCTCTACGTCAACCAGATGGGGAAGGCCCAAGAGGTCATGAAGATACTCGACGTTCATGGGATAACGGTTAAGCCATCACGGGAGATTCTCAAGGTCGCCAGGGTTTACTCCAAGTTCGGCATCAGGTTTGGGAACGTGGAGAGGGATGGAGAAGTTGTCCTGCGCTCCTACCGCTCACCGAAAGTTGAGAACTCTTTAAGTCCTTGGGAGCTCACCGTCTCAGGCTTCGGAAGGCTTAAACTGAGCAACCACGCCGACTTCTGGGAGCTGGTCAGGATTGTTGAGAAAGTCAAGCCCGAGAAGGTATTCACAGTCTATGGCTTTGCAAACGAGTTCGCGGGGATTCTGAGGGGGCTTGGCCACGATTCTGAACCCATAACCCCCGATGCCCAAGTGAATATTTAG
- a CDS encoding Hsp20/alpha crystallin family protein, with translation MVWRRDRYWDPFDIMREIQEEIDAIFRDFMRGPRIWSYREPGESISISETWREPFVDIFDRGDRFVITVELPGVRKEDIKLRVTEDTVYIEAQIRREKELEEEGAVRIERYYSGYRRVIRLPEEVIPEKAKARYNNGVLEIEIPKKNPSKTKEEGVEVKIE, from the coding sequence ATGGTCTGGAGGAGGGACCGCTATTGGGACCCCTTCGACATAATGAGGGAAATCCAGGAGGAGATTGACGCTATATTCAGGGACTTCATGCGCGGTCCAAGGATCTGGAGCTACCGCGAGCCTGGGGAGAGCATTAGCATCAGCGAGACCTGGCGTGAGCCCTTCGTGGACATCTTCGACCGCGGTGACAGGTTCGTTATAACCGTCGAGCTCCCTGGAGTCAGGAAGGAGGACATCAAGCTCCGCGTTACAGAAGACACCGTTTACATCGAGGCCCAGATAAGGCGCGAGAAGGAGCTCGAGGAGGAGGGCGCAGTGAGGATCGAGCGCTACTACAGCGGCTACAGGAGGGTCATCAGGCTCCCCGAGGAGGTCATCCCGGAGAAGGCCAAGGCCCGCTACAACAACGGCGTCCTCGAAATAGAGATTCCAAAGAAGAACCCAAGCAAGACCAAGGAGGAGGGTGTCGAGGTCAAGATTGAGTGA
- a CDS encoding CDC48 family AAA ATPase has product MSERKEIKLKVASAYQRDVGRGIVRIDRKAMRELGVQSGDIVEIIGTKNTAAVVWPAYPEDEGLGIIRMDGTIRKNAGVGLGDEVTVRKAEVKEARKVIVAPTEPIRFGGDFVEWLHSRLVGRPVVRGDYIKVGILGQELTFVVTATTPAGIVQITEFTDFQVSEKPVKEVTKTAALGVTYEDIGGLKDVIQKVREMIELPLKHPEIFEKLGIEPPKGVLLYGPPGTGKTLLAKAVANEANAHFIAINGPEIMSKYYGESEERLREVFKEAEENAPAIIFIDEIDSIAPKREETHGEVEKRVVSQLLTLMDGLKSRGKVIVIGATNRPDAIDPALRRPGRFDREIEVGVPDKQGRKEILQIHTRGMPIEPDFRKDKVIEILEKLEKNDTYRESAERAVMKIKNAKNEDEIKRALREVDEKLYDEVKARLIDALLDELADVTHGFVGADLAALAREAAMAALRRLIKEGKIDFEAEHIPREVLEELKVTRRDFYEALKMVEPSALREVLLEVPNVRWDDIGGLEDVKQELREAVEWPLKYPEAFQGLGITPPKGILLYGPPGTGKTLLAKAVANESEANFIAIKGPEVLSKWVGESEKNIREIFRKARQAAPTVVFIDEIDAIAPRRGTDVNRVTDRLINQLLTEMDGIQENSGVVVIGATNRPDIIDPALLRPGRFDRLILVPAPDEKARLEIFKVHTRKVPLAEDVNLKELARRTEGYTGADIAAVVREAAMLAMRRALQKGIIKPGMKAHEIREKVKVTMKDFEEALKKIGPSVSKETMEYYRKIQEQFKQARG; this is encoded by the coding sequence ATGAGTGAGAGAAAAGAGATTAAGCTTAAAGTCGCGTCCGCTTATCAGAGGGACGTTGGAAGGGGAATTGTAAGGATTGACAGAAAGGCAATGCGCGAGCTCGGTGTTCAGTCCGGTGACATAGTAGAGATCATCGGAACCAAGAACACCGCCGCCGTTGTCTGGCCTGCTTACCCGGAGGACGAGGGACTCGGAATCATTAGGATGGACGGAACCATCAGGAAGAACGCCGGCGTCGGGCTCGGTGACGAGGTTACCGTGAGGAAGGCCGAGGTCAAGGAGGCAAGGAAGGTCATAGTCGCCCCAACCGAGCCGATTAGATTTGGAGGGGACTTCGTCGAGTGGCTCCACAGCAGGCTCGTCGGCAGGCCCGTCGTCAGGGGAGACTACATAAAGGTCGGAATCCTTGGCCAGGAGCTCACCTTCGTGGTCACCGCAACTACGCCGGCTGGAATCGTCCAGATAACCGAGTTCACTGACTTTCAGGTCAGCGAGAAACCCGTTAAGGAGGTCACCAAGACTGCTGCCCTTGGCGTCACCTACGAGGACATCGGTGGCCTCAAGGACGTCATCCAGAAGGTCAGGGAGATGATAGAGCTCCCGCTCAAGCACCCGGAGATATTCGAGAAGCTCGGTATCGAACCTCCGAAGGGTGTCCTGCTCTACGGCCCGCCCGGAACGGGTAAGACCCTCCTTGCCAAAGCCGTGGCAAACGAGGCAAACGCCCACTTCATAGCAATAAACGGCCCAGAGATAATGAGCAAGTACTACGGTGAGAGTGAGGAAAGGCTCAGGGAAGTCTTCAAAGAGGCCGAGGAGAACGCGCCGGCGATAATCTTCATTGACGAAATTGACAGCATTGCCCCGAAGAGGGAAGAGACCCACGGCGAGGTCGAGAAGAGGGTCGTCAGCCAGCTCTTAACGCTGATGGACGGCCTCAAGAGCAGGGGCAAGGTCATAGTCATCGGTGCCACCAACAGGCCTGACGCCATTGACCCTGCCCTCAGGAGGCCGGGAAGGTTTGACAGGGAGATTGAAGTCGGTGTTCCCGACAAACAGGGCAGGAAGGAGATACTCCAGATACACACCAGAGGAATGCCAATTGAGCCAGACTTCAGGAAGGACAAGGTAATTGAGATACTTGAGAAGCTTGAGAAGAACGACACCTACCGCGAGAGCGCCGAGAGGGCCGTAATGAAGATCAAGAACGCAAAGAACGAGGATGAGATCAAGAGGGCCCTCAGAGAGGTTGACGAGAAGCTCTACGATGAGGTCAAGGCCAGGCTCATTGATGCACTCCTCGACGAGCTGGCAGACGTCACCCACGGATTCGTTGGAGCGGACCTCGCGGCTCTGGCGAGAGAGGCCGCTATGGCAGCGCTCAGGAGGCTCATCAAGGAGGGCAAGATCGACTTCGAGGCCGAGCACATACCGAGGGAAGTCCTCGAGGAGCTGAAAGTTACTAGGAGGGACTTCTACGAGGCGCTCAAGATGGTCGAGCCGTCAGCCCTCAGGGAGGTCCTCCTCGAGGTGCCGAACGTCCGCTGGGACGACATTGGAGGCCTCGAGGATGTCAAGCAGGAGCTCCGCGAAGCGGTGGAGTGGCCGCTCAAGTACCCGGAGGCCTTCCAGGGACTCGGAATCACACCGCCAAAGGGAATCCTGCTCTACGGCCCGCCCGGAACGGGTAAGACGCTCCTCGCCAAGGCGGTAGCGAACGAGAGCGAGGCCAACTTCATAGCCATCAAGGGGCCAGAGGTGCTGAGCAAGTGGGTCGGTGAGAGCGAGAAGAACATCCGCGAGATATTCAGGAAGGCCAGACAGGCCGCTCCTACTGTGGTGTTCATCGACGAGATTGACGCAATCGCTCCGCGCAGGGGAACCGACGTCAACCGCGTAACCGACAGGCTCATCAACCAGCTCCTCACCGAGATGGATGGTATTCAGGAGAACAGTGGCGTGGTTGTCATTGGAGCCACGAACAGGCCGGACATCATTGATCCAGCACTGCTCAGGCCTGGTAGGTTTGACAGGCTGATACTCGTGCCAGCGCCGGATGAGAAAGCCAGGCTGGAGATATTCAAGGTGCACACCAGGAAGGTTCCACTGGCCGAGGATGTGAACCTCAAGGAGCTCGCCAGGAGGACGGAGGGCTACACCGGTGCAGACATAGCCGCGGTTGTCAGGGAGGCTGCGATGCTCGCCATGCGCAGAGCCCTCCAGAAGGGCATCATCAAGCCCGGCATGAAGGCCCATGAGATACGCGAGAAGGTCAAGGTGACTATGAAGGACTTCGAGGAGGCCCTCAAGAAGATCGGGCCGTCGGTGAGCAAGGAGACCATGGAGTACTACAGAAAGATACAGGAGCAGTTCAAGCAGGCCAGAGGATGA